In Candidatus Krumholzibacteriia bacterium, the following proteins share a genomic window:
- a CDS encoding C25 family cysteine peptidase, with protein sequence MRSKLFSIALIIAVAAPLIIDGRAGPRVLHFSLTTPADGILIEPGPAGATIRATTGSGEALLTLSDPGFPALPMRVVNVLVPPGDRVRAVTARALHETVVARGVTPALATQPSPSPDAPAPRLLPEATVPVAPAGDANRYPSELTRYAGSGTWHGYTIASIVVFPVRIESGTLVAATEIELSVELEAIADGGDAARAGRMTPAAAAEIRAQLDDMVINPQDVAAYPAVPTPEPIGAFSPSALPSLQGSPVHCVIVTTEALSAPFDSLATWKTARGVPTVVRTVEWITDNYRRGTDVAETIRFFLRDAYTNWGTQSVLLAGDTPQIPPRYLYSAYYYGGTSIPADIYFAGLDGSFNADGDERFGEQPADAPDLWAELNVARLPVATLAGANTVLAKIKAYETPLDPEYTDKVLMLAEVLFPTPWTAGQTIQSNGGTIAEEIRLILDDPSRRIARSYQTPQYFPGSTQESRQNTIDSLEAGYNMVFHVGHGYRFNMHCADASVTIPDADALEHPNRTYNLYMLNCTAAAFDYDCLGEHMLRNPEGGAVSIIGASNSAFPDPSRYYAHAYATALYQNNEVRIGEAFSISRASRTPLAVLGDGVELWTHYVYTIFADPDMPLWTGPVRNATVAVPATVAAGGNNIVVAVDVQGQPEPGATVCLHKEGEDYVVGTTNGSGLFTTPFTSARPGSISVVVTGANLGRRQSWIEVLPAGGAQLVVDSVLVDDDNLGDSSGNGDGRIDAGEIVELRPSFHNVGGTASLPATSSLGSPSADIMISNPGLGIPALQPDEAWSPAGATWTVEAAVAAFDRAIVRFDVTTTHGAQVWSDGFAEVIRAPLLDVVGLRASDALPVGNGDGVVSPGEPYQLFVLVKNYGTGLAGELVATLTPLDAGVVVTVGAAQLPDLGLLVQSENPVGFQLSEGNTAVENPLQLIVTDHAGRTIERTIELRPPLAPAIQSFDATQGVDKIKVVWAPSPSPDVSGYRVYRSLLATGPFDIASPDPVTHTVFTDAGLAASTRYYYAVTAVDSSGNESVFSATGSASTNPPQMPGWPNEVPGPSATSPSIGDIDGDGYPEIIVGNDKLYAWHGNGDEVRDGDGLPATFGIFSTQGTDFIGPAALASIDGTPGLDIVAPAYTSRQVFIFNGNGDVLPGWPQATIDFVRASISLGDVDGDGALEVVAVDQDAYLYVWHTDGSELMDGDSNPLTNGVFKRLPDTNQWQYQAVSLADLDGDDREEIIIATQDMKLYVFNEDGSNLNGWPRTLPNHAGGGVVVGDIDDNGDLELVVTVRGTGETYALHHNNTLLWTRWLPHNLFFNPTPALADITGDGKLEVIVPSSNGKLYAINYAGSDVPGWPVVYSTKTYTESSPIIADLTGDGQPDILLGHEEKLINAWSATGVPLDGFPLVVGDAMRGTPAVVDLDINGNAEIVAVGYDRIVYVWSLSAPYDPTTAPWPMARANIHRNGAYGSVVATGVSGGGGAHAARMRLGQNYPNPFNPVTTIAFDLPPGRSHRVTLTVYDVTGARVQTLVDGALPGGRHSVAWNGRNHAGVPAGSGVYFYRLATSDRAETRKMVLLK encoded by the coding sequence ATGCGATCGAAACTGTTCAGCATCGCGCTCATCATCGCGGTCGCGGCTCCCCTGATCATTGACGGAAGGGCCGGCCCGCGTGTTCTCCATTTCTCCCTCACCACCCCCGCAGACGGAATTCTGATCGAGCCGGGCCCGGCCGGTGCCACCATCCGGGCCACGACCGGCTCGGGCGAAGCCCTGCTCACGTTGTCCGATCCCGGCTTCCCCGCCCTGCCCATGCGGGTGGTCAATGTGCTCGTTCCCCCGGGCGACCGCGTGCGTGCAGTGACGGCACGGGCCCTGCACGAGACGGTGGTTGCACGCGGCGTGACCCCGGCCCTGGCCACCCAGCCCTCTCCCAGCCCCGACGCGCCCGCGCCACGCCTGTTGCCGGAAGCAACCGTACCGGTTGCACCCGCGGGCGACGCAAACCGCTACCCGTCCGAACTCACTCGCTACGCGGGTTCGGGGACGTGGCACGGATACACCATTGCCAGCATCGTGGTCTTCCCGGTGAGAATCGAGTCCGGCACACTGGTGGCGGCGACCGAGATTGAATTGAGCGTCGAACTCGAAGCCATCGCGGACGGTGGCGATGCAGCACGCGCCGGACGCATGACGCCCGCTGCCGCGGCCGAGATTCGGGCACAACTGGACGACATGGTCATCAACCCGCAGGACGTGGCCGCGTATCCCGCCGTGCCCACACCCGAACCCATCGGCGCATTCAGCCCGTCCGCCCTCCCCTCCCTGCAGGGCAGTCCGGTGCATTGCGTGATCGTCACTACCGAGGCGCTCAGCGCGCCGTTCGACTCGCTTGCGACGTGGAAGACCGCGCGCGGCGTGCCGACGGTGGTGCGCACGGTGGAATGGATCACCGACAACTACCGGCGCGGCACCGACGTCGCGGAGACGATTCGCTTCTTCCTGCGCGACGCCTACACCAACTGGGGCACGCAGTCCGTTCTGCTGGCGGGAGACACGCCGCAGATCCCGCCGCGTTACCTGTACAGCGCGTACTACTACGGCGGCACCAGCATCCCCGCGGACATCTACTTCGCGGGGCTGGACGGTTCCTTCAACGCCGACGGCGACGAGCGCTTCGGTGAGCAACCCGCCGACGCCCCCGACCTGTGGGCCGAACTGAACGTGGCGCGGCTCCCGGTGGCCACCCTGGCCGGGGCCAACACCGTACTGGCCAAGATCAAGGCCTACGAGACGCCGCTGGATCCCGAGTACACCGACAAGGTGCTCATGCTCGCAGAGGTCCTGTTCCCCACCCCATGGACCGCGGGACAGACCATCCAGAGCAATGGCGGAACCATCGCGGAGGAGATCAGGCTCATCCTCGATGATCCGTCGCGGCGCATCGCGCGCAGCTACCAGACCCCGCAGTACTTTCCCGGTTCCACGCAGGAGTCACGGCAGAACACCATCGACTCGCTGGAGGCCGGCTACAACATGGTCTTCCACGTGGGACACGGATACCGCTTCAACATGCACTGCGCGGACGCCAGTGTGACCATCCCGGATGCGGACGCTCTCGAACATCCCAACCGGACATACAACCTCTACATGCTCAACTGCACCGCCGCAGCCTTTGACTACGACTGTCTGGGCGAGCACATGCTGCGCAACCCGGAGGGTGGCGCCGTGTCGATCATCGGCGCGTCCAACAGCGCATTTCCGGATCCGTCGCGGTACTACGCGCACGCCTATGCGACCGCCCTCTATCAGAACAACGAGGTGCGGATCGGAGAGGCGTTCTCGATATCGCGCGCCAGCCGTACCCCGCTGGCGGTGCTGGGCGATGGCGTCGAACTCTGGACGCACTACGTCTACACCATCTTCGCGGATCCGGACATGCCACTGTGGACGGGACCGGTTCGCAACGCGACCGTCGCGGTGCCGGCGACCGTTGCCGCGGGCGGCAACAACATCGTGGTCGCGGTCGACGTGCAGGGGCAGCCCGAGCCAGGTGCCACCGTGTGCCTGCACAAGGAAGGCGAAGACTACGTCGTGGGCACCACCAACGGCTCGGGGCTGTTCACGACCCCGTTCACGAGCGCGCGGCCCGGATCCATCAGCGTGGTGGTGACCGGAGCCAACCTCGGCCGCCGCCAGAGCTGGATCGAGGTGTTGCCGGCAGGCGGAGCGCAGCTGGTGGTCGATTCGGTGCTGGTGGACGACGACAACCTGGGTGATTCGTCGGGCAACGGCGACGGCCGTATCGACGCGGGCGAGATCGTCGAACTGCGCCCGAGTTTCCACAACGTGGGCGGCACGGCTTCTCTGCCGGCCACGTCGTCACTGGGTTCACCGTCGGCGGACATCATGATCTCCAATCCCGGCCTCGGCATTCCCGCCTTACAGCCGGACGAGGCGTGGTCTCCGGCCGGCGCCACGTGGACGGTGGAAGCAGCCGTGGCCGCCTTCGACCGCGCCATCGTTCGCTTCGACGTCACGACCACGCACGGCGCGCAGGTATGGAGCGACGGATTTGCCGAGGTGATACGCGCGCCGCTGCTCGACGTGGTCGGCCTGCGGGCGAGCGACGCGCTCCCGGTGGGTAACGGCGACGGTGTTGTCTCGCCGGGAGAGCCGTATCAGCTGTTTGTGCTGGTCAAGAATTACGGGACCGGCCTTGCGGGAGAACTGGTGGCCACGCTCACCCCGCTCGACGCCGGTGTCGTGGTCACGGTGGGCGCCGCGCAGCTCCCGGATCTCGGGCTGCTCGTGCAATCGGAAAACCCGGTCGGGTTCCAGTTGAGCGAGGGCAACACCGCAGTCGAGAACCCGCTGCAACTGATCGTCACCGACCACGCGGGGCGCACCATCGAGCGCACCATCGAATTGCGCCCACCACTGGCCCCGGCCATCCAGTCGTTCGATGCCACCCAGGGAGTGGACAAGATCAAGGTGGTATGGGCTCCGTCGCCCTCACCCGACGTGTCGGGCTACCGGGTCTACCGGTCGCTGCTGGCGACGGGCCCCTTTGACATTGCGTCCCCGGACCCTGTGACGCACACCGTGTTCACCGATGCCGGACTGGCCGCAAGCACGCGCTACTACTACGCGGTTACCGCGGTCGACTCGTCCGGCAACGAGAGTGTCTTTTCCGCCACTGGCTCCGCGTCCACCAACCCCCCCCAGATGCCGGGCTGGCCCAACGAGGTGCCAGGCCCCTCGGCCACCTCGCCATCCATCGGTGACATCGACGGCGACGGGTACCCCGAGATCATTGTCGGCAACGACAAGCTGTACGCGTGGCACGGCAACGGCGACGAGGTCCGCGACGGCGACGGGCTGCCTGCCACCTTCGGGATCTTCTCCACGCAGGGCACCGACTTCATCGGCCCGGCGGCCCTGGCGAGCATCGACGGAACCCCGGGGCTGGATATCGTGGCGCCGGCCTACACCTCTCGGCAGGTGTTCATCTTCAACGGCAACGGCGATGTCCTTCCCGGCTGGCCACAGGCGACCATCGACTTCGTGCGCGCCAGCATATCGCTGGGAGACGTCGACGGCGACGGGGCCCTCGAGGTGGTCGCGGTCGATCAGGACGCGTATCTGTACGTGTGGCACACCGATGGAAGCGAACTCATGGATGGCGACAGCAACCCGCTGACGAACGGCGTGTTCAAGCGCCTGCCGGACACCAATCAGTGGCAGTATCAGGCCGTTTCTCTGGCGGATCTGGACGGCGACGACAGGGAAGAGATTATCATCGCCACCCAGGACATGAAGCTGTACGTGTTCAACGAGGACGGCAGCAATCTCAACGGCTGGCCACGCACGCTGCCCAACCATGCGGGCGGCGGCGTGGTGGTGGGTGACATCGACGACAACGGGGATCTGGAACTGGTGGTGACAGTGCGTGGCACGGGTGAGACCTACGCCCTCCACCACAACAACACCCTCTTGTGGACGCGTTGGCTGCCCCACAACCTGTTCTTCAACCCGACCCCGGCGCTGGCCGACATCACTGGTGACGGCAAGCTCGAGGTCATCGTGCCCTCGTCCAACGGGAAGTTGTACGCCATCAACTACGCGGGCTCTGATGTTCCCGGATGGCCCGTCGTATACTCCACCAAGACCTACACGGAGTCATCGCCCATCATCGCCGACCTGACCGGTGACGGTCAGCCCGACATCCTGCTGGGACACGAGGAGAAGCTCATCAACGCGTGGAGTGCCACGGGCGTGCCCCTGGACGGGTTCCCACTGGTGGTGGGAGACGCCATGCGCGGAACGCCGGCGGTCGTGGATCTGGACATCAATGGCAATGCCGAGATCGTTGCCGTTGGCTATGACCGCATCGTGTACGTGTGGAGCTTGAGCGCACCCTACGACCCGACGACCGCGCCGTGGCCGATGGCGCGCGCCAACATACACCGTAACGGCGCCTACGGCAGCGTGGTGGCAACGGGTGTCTCCGGAGGAGGAGGCGCGCACGCCGCCCGGATGCGCCTGGGACAAAACTACCCCAACCCGTTCAACCCGGTGACTACCATCGCCTTCGACCTGCCAC
- a CDS encoding thioredoxin family protein: MLHTYHRIALAALAALVIAAPAALVAGDEARPAAAIDKPAPDFELTGIDGKTYKLSDFKGKYVVLEWNNFDCPFVKKHYGSGNMQALQKKYVDEGVVWFTICSSAPGKQGYYDDADLKKMTADEKSAATAYLRDPTGTVGRTYGARTTPDMFVISPEGVLIYAGAIDDKPSTNPDDVKGAINYVVASLDTAMDGKAIATKSTTPYGCSVKYAN; the protein is encoded by the coding sequence ATGTTGCACACATACCACAGGATTGCCCTCGCTGCGCTCGCGGCACTGGTCATCGCCGCACCCGCGGCACTCGTCGCCGGCGACGAAGCGAGGCCCGCGGCGGCCATCGACAAGCCCGCTCCGGACTTCGAACTGACCGGCATCGACGGCAAGACCTACAAGCTCTCCGACTTCAAGGGGAAGTACGTGGTGCTGGAGTGGAACAACTTCGACTGTCCCTTCGTGAAGAAGCACTACGGCAGCGGAAACATGCAGGCGCTGCAGAAGAAGTACGTGGACGAGGGTGTGGTGTGGTTCACCATCTGTTCGTCCGCACCCGGCAAGCAGGGGTACTACGACGACGCCGACCTCAAGAAGATGACCGCGGACGAGAAGTCCGCCGCCACCGCCTACCTGCGCGACCCCACTGGCACGGTCGGCCGGACCTACGGCGCCAGGACCACGCCGGACATGTTCGTCATCAGCCCGGAGGGCGTCCTCATCTATGCCGGCGCCATCGACGACAAGCCATCCACCAACCCGGATGACGTGAAGGGCGCGATCAACTACGTGGTGGCATCGCTCGACACTGCCATGGACGGCAAGGCAATCGCCACCAAATCGACGACCCCCTACGGCTGCTCGGTCAAGTACGCCAACTGA
- a CDS encoding protein-disulfide reductase DsbD family protein: MVNPFALRRPAPSRVVPVPVACVAMATAMWAAALAVPCETRAQLAGTGIPATDDELVTATLVSEARAIAPGQRFRMAVRLVAKEGWHLNWLNPGDAGLAPGVGWKLPAGFVVGPPCWPFPERFQTGPLVIFGYDGELLLVFDVRTPTTLTAGETVELRADVSWLACADGCVPGDASVALTLQVRDKVETDTEWLARLERAQAQCPRPSLEWNVEARVDRQGFIALDISAGEQETKLEDVFFFPYDTGLIENAAPQRLSVIASPYGRAAYQLTVEISRMAAGIPSRLSGILVSSSGWSGGDGARAIEIDVPLGRQ; encoded by the coding sequence ATGGTGAACCCATTCGCATTGCGCCGTCCTGCGCCGTCCCGCGTGGTCCCGGTTCCAGTTGCGTGCGTGGCCATGGCCACGGCCATGTGGGCGGCCGCACTCGCCGTTCCGTGCGAAACGCGTGCACAGCTTGCAGGAACCGGTATTCCCGCCACCGATGACGAGCTGGTGACGGCGACGCTGGTGAGCGAAGCGCGCGCCATTGCGCCGGGCCAGCGCTTTCGCATGGCGGTGCGCCTGGTCGCGAAGGAGGGATGGCACCTCAACTGGCTCAACCCGGGGGACGCCGGGCTCGCGCCCGGCGTGGGGTGGAAACTCCCCGCGGGTTTCGTGGTGGGTCCCCCCTGCTGGCCCTTCCCGGAGCGATTCCAAACCGGCCCGCTGGTCATCTTCGGGTACGACGGGGAACTCCTGCTGGTGTTTGATGTACGCACTCCCACCACCCTCACCGCCGGCGAAACGGTCGAGTTGCGCGCCGACGTCTCGTGGCTGGCATGCGCGGATGGATGTGTTCCCGGGGACGCCTCGGTGGCGCTGACACTGCAGGTACGCGACAAGGTGGAGACGGATACGGAGTGGCTCGCGCGCCTGGAGAGAGCGCAGGCGCAATGTCCCCGGCCCTCACTGGAATGGAACGTGGAGGCGCGCGTGGACCGGCAGGGCTTTATCGCCCTGGACATCAGCGCCGGCGAACAGGAGACGAAACTGGAAGACGTCTTCTTCTTCCCCTACGACACTGGCCTCATCGAAAACGCGGCACCGCAACGGCTCTCGGTGATCGCGAGTCCATATGGAAGAGCCGCCTATCAACTGACCGTGGAAATTTCGCGTATGGCCGCCGGAATCCCCTCCCGATTGTCGGGGATCCTGGTATCGAGCAGCGGCTGGTCAGGTGGTGACGGAGCGAGGGCCATAGAGATCGATGTCCCGCTCGGTCGCCAGTAA
- a CDS encoding glycine cleavage system protein H yields the protein MTVILILLMLSVFMTLDYALGRRVVEQPIVADQPDPLPMPQTAEPVWVGGYQLPEDLRYHLGHVWVRPLGADTVAVGMDDFARRLVGNAQHVALPEAGARLSAGRPAFRVTSAVGNADLVAPLSGEVLEVNPRLAAQPTLATDEPYGRGWLVKMKAHDLTSGLRNLMNGSLARRWTEDARGRLDMQLVALSGSVLQDGGEPVADFATHLSGEDWKRLVNEFLLT from the coding sequence ATGACCGTCATTCTCATTCTACTCATGCTCTCAGTGTTCATGACGCTCGACTACGCGCTTGGTCGCAGAGTCGTCGAGCAACCCATTGTCGCGGATCAACCCGATCCGCTGCCGATGCCGCAGACGGCGGAGCCGGTGTGGGTGGGCGGCTACCAGCTGCCGGAAGATCTCCGTTATCACCTCGGACACGTGTGGGTGCGGCCGCTTGGCGCCGACACGGTCGCGGTGGGCATGGACGATTTCGCGCGCCGCCTGGTCGGCAACGCACAACACGTGGCGCTGCCGGAAGCGGGTGCGCGGCTCAGCGCCGGCCGCCCGGCGTTCCGCGTGACCTCGGCCGTGGGGAACGCGGACCTGGTGGCGCCGCTGTCCGGCGAAGTGCTCGAAGTCAACCCGCGCCTCGCGGCACAGCCCACGCTGGCCACGGACGAACCGTACGGGCGCGGATGGCTCGTCAAGATGAAGGCGCACGACCTCACGAGTGGACTGCGCAACCTGATGAACGGATCGCTTGCGCGCCGCTGGACCGAAGACGCCCGCGGGCGTCTGGACATGCAGCTCGTGGCCCTGTCGGGCTCGGTGCTGCAGGACGGCGGCGAGCCGGTGGCCGACTTTGCGACGCACCTCTCCGGGGAGGACTGGAAGCGTCTCGTCAACGAGTTCCTGCTGACCTGA
- a CDS encoding 4Fe-4S dicluster domain-containing protein produces MSNNTRSMLIDITRCVGCGACTEACLQAHDLTTNVDDIKDLSAGALTFVSEKDDLYVRRMCMHCLEPTCVSVCPVGALQQTQDGPVIYEASRCLGCRYCMQACPFNVPRYEWNKVVPGVAKCDFCAPRQAQGLMPACAEACPEDATTFGTREEMLAEAHRRINENPGAYYPHVFGEEELGGTSMLILSPVPFDTLGYPKALPHEPLSSRTWASLSHVPDVITVGGAMLLAIWWITKRREEVARIEGPGSSNDMHSGGGHA; encoded by the coding sequence ATGAGCAACAACACTAGATCCATGTTGATCGATATCACCCGATGCGTGGGTTGTGGCGCCTGCACGGAGGCCTGCCTGCAGGCGCACGACCTTACCACCAATGTGGACGACATCAAGGATCTCTCCGCCGGCGCGCTGACATTCGTCTCCGAAAAGGACGACCTGTACGTGCGCCGCATGTGCATGCACTGTCTGGAGCCCACCTGTGTGAGCGTGTGCCCGGTGGGGGCGCTGCAGCAGACGCAGGACGGGCCGGTGATCTACGAGGCGTCGCGCTGTCTGGGCTGTCGCTACTGCATGCAGGCGTGCCCCTTCAACGTGCCGCGCTACGAGTGGAACAAGGTGGTGCCGGGTGTCGCCAAGTGCGACTTCTGCGCGCCGCGCCAGGCGCAGGGCCTCATGCCCGCGTGCGCGGAGGCATGTCCGGAAGACGCAACCACCTTTGGTACGCGCGAGGAGATGCTGGCCGAGGCGCACCGCCGCATCAACGAGAACCCCGGTGCGTACTATCCGCACGTCTTCGGCGAGGAGGAACTGGGTGGCACCTCCATGCTGATTCTCTCACCGGTGCCGTTCGACACGCTGGGATACCCCAAAGCGCTTCCGCACGAGCCGCTTTCATCTCGCACCTGGGCCTCGCTCAGCCACGTGCCCGACGTGATCACGGTGGGCGGCGCCATGCTGCTGGCCATCTGGTGGATCACGAAACGCCGCGAGGAAGTGGCGCGCATCGAAGGGCCGGGCAGCTCAAACGACATGCACTCGGGAGGTGGTCACGCATGA
- the hybB gene encoding Ni/Fe-hydrogenase cytochrome b subunit, with amino-acid sequence MNGIKKPRFGFWSAVFWILVGFGVATAFMRFTRGLGSVTNLSDNFPWGLWIGFDILCGVGLAAGGFTITAIVYLFHLERFRPIVRPAILTAFLGYLLVVVGLLFDLGRPWNIWHPLIMWNPHSVMFEIAWCVTLYTTVLALEFSGMVFERLGWKRALSIQHAVVIPLVIAGVILSTLHQSSLGALYLIVPGKLHPLWYTERLPVIFWLSAVCAGLAMVIVESRLSARALGRNLEVPIIRTLGRALLGVLGVLAVFRLRDLAARGVLGLAFTPSYEAALFQVEFLLGIVLPFVLLLFPRMRRSPGGLYVASLFTVLGFIANRLNVSITGLEASQGHYIPAAGEILVTLMLVALGFAAFKLAAKYLPVYPPLSGSAPPGTAPGVRNK; translated from the coding sequence ATGAACGGCATCAAAAAGCCGCGCTTTGGTTTCTGGAGCGCCGTCTTCTGGATCCTGGTGGGATTCGGAGTCGCGACGGCGTTCATGCGCTTCACGCGCGGGCTCGGATCGGTCACCAACCTGTCCGACAACTTCCCGTGGGGCCTGTGGATCGGCTTCGACATCCTGTGCGGTGTGGGTCTCGCCGCAGGCGGGTTCACCATCACCGCCATCGTCTACCTGTTCCACCTGGAACGCTTCCGGCCCATCGTGCGGCCGGCCATCCTGACCGCGTTCCTGGGTTACCTGCTGGTGGTGGTGGGTCTGTTGTTCGACCTGGGGCGGCCCTGGAACATCTGGCACCCGCTCATCATGTGGAACCCCCACTCGGTGATGTTCGAGATCGCGTGGTGCGTGACACTGTACACGACCGTGCTGGCACTTGAGTTCTCGGGGATGGTGTTCGAGAGGCTGGGGTGGAAGCGCGCGCTGTCCATCCAGCACGCGGTGGTGATTCCGCTGGTGATCGCGGGTGTCATTCTCTCCACCCTGCACCAGTCTTCGCTGGGCGCGCTCTACCTGATCGTGCCGGGCAAGTTGCACCCGCTGTGGTACACCGAGCGCCTGCCGGTGATCTTCTGGCTCTCGGCGGTGTGCGCGGGGCTCGCCATGGTGATCGTGGAATCGCGTCTCTCGGCGCGCGCCCTCGGGCGCAACCTGGAGGTGCCCATCATTCGAACGCTGGGCCGGGCGCTGCTGGGCGTGCTGGGTGTGCTGGCGGTGTTCCGCCTGCGCGACCTGGCCGCGCGGGGCGTGCTGGGGCTGGCGTTTACGCCTTCGTACGAAGCGGCGCTGTTCCAGGTGGAGTTCCTGCTGGGCATCGTGCTGCCGTTCGTGTTGCTGCTCTTCCCGCGCATGCGCCGGAGCCCCGGCGGTCTGTACGTCGCGAGCCTGTTCACCGTGCTGGGTTTCATTGCCAACCGGCTCAACGTGAGCATCACCGGCCTCGAGGCGTCGCAGGGGCACTACATCCCCGCCGCCGGCGAGATCCTGGTGACCCTCATGCTGGTGGCGCTGGGATTCGCGGCGTTCAAACTGGCGGCCAAGTACCTGCCGGTGTACCCGCCGTTGTCCGGGAGCGCGCCGCCGGGAACTGCCCCGGGCGTGCGCAACAAGTGA
- a CDS encoding ATP-binding protein: MSENRHESRGLAARFGLALCAGTAVILVAGGYASLRLQRSHLTELVETRAIEVADVIRRSTRDAMMRDDPGEVRRIIGAIADHESFERIRVFDARGRITVSTMEDEVGTLVDMNAEQCVLCHGADQPLTRLNGLDRTRVFRAPSGDRVLGVIAPVHNEASCASAACHAHPPSVNVLGVLDVQLPLARVDADLAASERQILLGVGIAVLALLALAWLLTWRMVIRPVANLTRAAQRVADGDFSERLQTGHHGEISVLTESWNAMTERLGMARRDLEELNTTLELRVEEKTAQLELAHKRMMLVDKMASLGKLAATVAHELNNPLAGIATYARLLRRRSEEADPELSPPAGQDDARRILALIESESLRCGNIVRNLLLFSRSPTVRFAEEDLRPLLDRCVMLLKHRADLSEVSLSVDVPAGLPRVECDASQIQQMVLALVINALEATAQGGQVIIAAREDEPGEWVTLSVRDNGRGIPPEYLADIFEPFFTTKEGEAGVGLGLPVVFGIVTRHHGTVSVESTPGAGTVFFVRLPVHQPRATDAESSDKEVHAT; the protein is encoded by the coding sequence GTGAGCGAAAATCGCCATGAGAGCCGGGGGCTGGCAGCCCGCTTCGGGCTGGCGCTGTGCGCCGGAACCGCCGTCATCCTGGTGGCGGGCGGCTACGCCAGCCTCCGGCTGCAACGCTCGCACCTCACCGAGCTGGTGGAGACGCGTGCCATCGAGGTGGCGGATGTCATCCGCCGCTCCACGCGCGATGCCATGATGCGCGACGACCCGGGCGAAGTGCGGCGCATCATCGGCGCCATTGCCGATCACGAGTCGTTCGAACGCATCCGGGTGTTCGATGCCCGCGGGCGCATCACCGTCTCCACCATGGAGGACGAGGTGGGCACGCTGGTGGACATGAACGCCGAGCAGTGCGTGCTGTGTCATGGCGCCGACCAGCCGTTGACGCGCCTCAACGGACTGGATCGCACGCGCGTATTCCGCGCGCCGTCGGGGGATCGCGTGCTGGGGGTGATTGCGCCGGTGCACAACGAGGCCAGTTGCGCCAGCGCTGCGTGTCATGCACATCCGCCCAGCGTCAACGTGCTCGGCGTGCTCGACGTGCAACTGCCGCTGGCGCGGGTGGACGCGGACCTGGCCGCGTCGGAGCGGCAGATCCTGCTAGGGGTGGGTATCGCGGTTCTCGCCCTGCTTGCGCTGGCATGGCTGCTCACGTGGCGCATGGTGATCCGGCCTGTGGCCAACCTTACGCGCGCCGCGCAGCGCGTGGCGGACGGCGATTTTTCCGAGCGGCTGCAGACCGGTCATCACGGGGAAATCAGCGTGCTCACGGAATCCTGGAACGCGATGACCGAGCGGCTGGGTATGGCACGGCGCGACCTCGAAGAGTTGAACACCACCCTGGAGCTCCGGGTGGAAGAGAAGACCGCACAGCTGGAGCTGGCCCACAAGCGCATGATGCTGGTGGACAAGATGGCGTCGCTGGGAAAACTCGCCGCCACGGTGGCGCACGAACTCAACAATCCGCTGGCCGGCATCGCCACCTACGCCAGGCTCCTGCGGCGGCGGAGCGAGGAGGCGGACCCCGAACTGTCACCGCCGGCGGGGCAGGACGATGCACGCCGCATTCTCGCGCTTATCGAGAGTGAGTCGCTGCGCTGCGGCAACATCGTGCGCAACCTGCTCCTGTTCAGCCGTTCGCCCACGGTTCGATTCGCCGAGGAGGATCTGCGCCCGCTGCTCGACCGCTGTGTAATGCTCCTCAAACACCGCGCGGACCTGTCGGAGGTTTCGCTCAGCGTCGATGTGCCCGCGGGCCTGCCGCGGGTGGAATGCGACGCATCGCAGATTCAACAGATGGTGCTGGCGCTGGTCATCAATGCACTGGAGGCAACGGCGCAGGGCGGCCAGGTGATCATCGCCGCGCGAGAGGATGAACCGGGCGAGTGGGTGACGCTGAGCGTGCGCGACAACGGCCGCGGCATCCCACCCGAATACCTGGCGGACATCTTCGAGCCGTTCTTCACCACCAAGGAAGGGGAGGCCGGTGTGGGGCTGGGACTGCCGGTGGTGTTCGGAATCGTTACGCGCCACCATGGCACCGTGAGCGTGGAATCCACGCCGGGTGCGGGCACCGTTTTCTTCGTGCGCCTGCCGGTTCACCAGCCGCGCGCGACGGACGCCGAGTCGTCCGACAAGGAGGTTCACGCCACATGA